One segment of Struthio camelus isolate bStrCam1 chromosome 27, bStrCam1.hap1, whole genome shotgun sequence DNA contains the following:
- the ARHGAP25 gene encoding rho GTPase-activating protein 25 isoform X2 — MTGEPAPAGARPASPNPLERPLKIGWLKKQRSIVKNWQQRYFVLKGQRLYYYKDEDDAKPQGCLSLLGSTIKEVAGNPEEGGKFIFEIIPGISGDQNRAGQDSCVLMANSQAEMEEWVKSLRRVLGSASGAVFGQHLVETMAYEQKFGQHQVPILVEKCAEFIREHGMSEEGIFRLPGQDNLVKQLRDAFDAGERPSFERDTDVHTVASLFKLYLRELPEPVVPWMQYEDFLLCGQVLDADESKGHQELLKQLSLLPRDNYNLLSYICRFLHEIQLNSSVNKMSVDNLATVIGVNLIRPKIGDPAIIMRGTPQIQKVMTVMISDHADLFPASKDVLPSPPTQKNNDFKKALVPRSSVGWDAAEDPRVSRTDSLIQRQTRDDLNASSATGPAASSSVPGEDSESKDTLGMWKMQSRKRTQTLPNRKSFLTAASQGEKGGNDKSDIFASDFWKSSPGNSMPSGLPDGHKRTLSHDLFKLLDLHRASTYDNVPSSQAESREGSCSSPSTASSGSDKQFLPSPSPDHQPKEIASPGSSTTGVCDSGQESKEFLQSMILKLEKEMKAQKNNYEEQIKSLEKENYEVWAKLVRLNQDIEREKKKSEELEQKLMNVERSREDMEKKNKMLEEEIKNFAQSRSKANAKNN; from the exons ATGACGGGCGAGccggcgcccgccggcgcccggccggccTCCCCCAACCCGCTCGAGCGGCCCCTGAAGATCGGCTGGCTCAAGAAGCAGCGCTCCATCGTCAAGAACTGGCAGCAGCGCTACTTCGTGCTCAAGGGCCAGCGGCTCTACTACTACAAGGACGAGGACGACGCCAAGCCGCAG ggctgcctgtctctgctgggaAGCACCATTAAGGAGGTGGCCGGCAAcccggaggaaggagggaagttcATCTTCGAAATCATCCCAG ggatcTCTGGAGACCAGAATCGGGCAGGGCAGGACTCCTGCGTGCTCATGGCGAACTCCCAGGCTGAGATGGAGGAGTGGGTTAAATCTCTGCGCAGAGTGCTGGGGTCGGCCTCAGGAG CGGTGTTTGGTCAGCACTTGGTGGAGACCATGGCCTACGAGCAGAAATTCGGGCAGCACCAGGTCCCCATCCTGGTGGAGAAGTGCGCGGAGTTCATCCGGGAGCACGGCATGAGCGAGGAGGGCATCTTCCGCCTCCCCGGCCAGGACAACCTGGTGAAACAGCTCCGGGATGCCTTCGATGCTGGAGAAAGGCCCTCATTTGAACG AGACACGGACGTGCACACAGTGGCCTCGCTCTTTAAGCTCTACCTGCGGGAGCTCCCAGAGCCCGTTGTGCCCTGGATGCAGTACGAGGATTTCCTGCTATGTGGCCAAGTGCTGGATGCGGACGAGAGCAAG GGTCATCAGGAACTACTGAAGCAACTGTCCCTCCTTCCCCGAGACAACTACAACCTCCTCAGCTATATCTGCAG GTTTCTGCACGAAATACAGTTGAACTCTAGCGTCAACAAGATGAGCGTGGATAACCTGGCAACAGTGATCGGAGTGAATCTCATCAGGCCAAAGATAGGGGATCCTGCGATTATTATGAGAG GCACACCACAGATTCAGAAAGTGATGACCGTGATGATAAGTGACCACGCAGACCTCTTTCCCGCGTCCAAAGATGTACTGCCATCTCCACCCACCCAAAAAAATAATGACTTCAAGAAAGCCCTTGTGCCGCGCAGCTCCGTGGGCTGGGACGCTGCAGAAGACCCCAGGGTGTCCAGGACCGACAGCTTGATCCAAAGGCAAACA AGAGACGACCTAAATGCCAGCAGTGCCACTGGACCAGCAGCGAGTTCAAGCGTGCCTGGAGAAGATAGTGAATCCAAAGATACCCTGGGAATGTGGAAAATGCAGTCTAGGAAAAGAACTCAGACTTTACCTAACAGGAAATCTTTCCTGACAGCTGCTTCTCAGGGGGAGAAAGGCGGCAATGACAAAAGCGACATATTTGCCAGTGACTTTTGGAAATCCTCCCCAGGGAACAGCATGCCTTCTGGGCTCCCGGATGGACATAAAAGAACATTGTCTCATGATCTTTTTAAGCTGCTTGACCTTCACCGAGCTTCAACTTATGATAATGTACCTTCCTCCCAGGCAGAAAGCAGGGAAGGCAGTTGCTCCAGCCCCAGCACGGCGAGCAGCGGCTCCGATAAGCAATTCCTACCAAGCCCCAGCCCCGACCATCAGCCAAAGGAAATagccagccccggcagcagcaccaCTGGCGTTTGTGATTCTGGTCAGGAGAGCAAGGAGTTCCTGCAGAGCATGATCctgaagctggaaaaagaaatgaaggcacAGAAAAATAACTATGAAGAGCAAATTAAAAG CCTTGAGAAGGAAAATTACGAAGTCTGGGCCAAACTGGTGAGGCTGAACCAGGACAttgagagggagaagaagaagtcGGAGGAACTGGAACAAAAGCTGATGAACGTGGAGCGCTCGCGGGAGGacatggagaagaaaaacaaaatgcttgAGGAGGAGATAAAGAACTTCGCCCAATCCAGGAGCAAAGCCAACGCCAAAAACAACTAG
- the ARHGAP25 gene encoding rho GTPase-activating protein 25 isoform X1, which produces MSLKLPRNWDFNLKTEAAKIARSKSVMTGEPAPAGARPASPNPLERPLKIGWLKKQRSIVKNWQQRYFVLKGQRLYYYKDEDDAKPQGCLSLLGSTIKEVAGNPEEGGKFIFEIIPGISGDQNRAGQDSCVLMANSQAEMEEWVKSLRRVLGSASGAVFGQHLVETMAYEQKFGQHQVPILVEKCAEFIREHGMSEEGIFRLPGQDNLVKQLRDAFDAGERPSFERDTDVHTVASLFKLYLRELPEPVVPWMQYEDFLLCGQVLDADESKGHQELLKQLSLLPRDNYNLLSYICRFLHEIQLNSSVNKMSVDNLATVIGVNLIRPKIGDPAIIMRGTPQIQKVMTVMISDHADLFPASKDVLPSPPTQKNNDFKKALVPRSSVGWDAAEDPRVSRTDSLIQRQTRDDLNASSATGPAASSSVPGEDSESKDTLGMWKMQSRKRTQTLPNRKSFLTAASQGEKGGNDKSDIFASDFWKSSPGNSMPSGLPDGHKRTLSHDLFKLLDLHRASTYDNVPSSQAESREGSCSSPSTASSGSDKQFLPSPSPDHQPKEIASPGSSTTGVCDSGQESKEFLQSMILKLEKEMKAQKNNYEEQIKSLEKENYEVWAKLVRLNQDIEREKKKSEELEQKLMNVERSREDMEKKNKMLEEEIKNFAQSRSKANAKNN; this is translated from the exons ATGTCGCTCAAGCTGCCCCGGAACTGGGATTTCAACCTGAAAACGGAGGCCGCGAAAATAG CCCGCTCCAAGAGCGTGATGACGGGCGAGccggcgcccgccggcgcccggccggccTCCCCCAACCCGCTCGAGCGGCCCCTGAAGATCGGCTGGCTCAAGAAGCAGCGCTCCATCGTCAAGAACTGGCAGCAGCGCTACTTCGTGCTCAAGGGCCAGCGGCTCTACTACTACAAGGACGAGGACGACGCCAAGCCGCAG ggctgcctgtctctgctgggaAGCACCATTAAGGAGGTGGCCGGCAAcccggaggaaggagggaagttcATCTTCGAAATCATCCCAG ggatcTCTGGAGACCAGAATCGGGCAGGGCAGGACTCCTGCGTGCTCATGGCGAACTCCCAGGCTGAGATGGAGGAGTGGGTTAAATCTCTGCGCAGAGTGCTGGGGTCGGCCTCAGGAG CGGTGTTTGGTCAGCACTTGGTGGAGACCATGGCCTACGAGCAGAAATTCGGGCAGCACCAGGTCCCCATCCTGGTGGAGAAGTGCGCGGAGTTCATCCGGGAGCACGGCATGAGCGAGGAGGGCATCTTCCGCCTCCCCGGCCAGGACAACCTGGTGAAACAGCTCCGGGATGCCTTCGATGCTGGAGAAAGGCCCTCATTTGAACG AGACACGGACGTGCACACAGTGGCCTCGCTCTTTAAGCTCTACCTGCGGGAGCTCCCAGAGCCCGTTGTGCCCTGGATGCAGTACGAGGATTTCCTGCTATGTGGCCAAGTGCTGGATGCGGACGAGAGCAAG GGTCATCAGGAACTACTGAAGCAACTGTCCCTCCTTCCCCGAGACAACTACAACCTCCTCAGCTATATCTGCAG GTTTCTGCACGAAATACAGTTGAACTCTAGCGTCAACAAGATGAGCGTGGATAACCTGGCAACAGTGATCGGAGTGAATCTCATCAGGCCAAAGATAGGGGATCCTGCGATTATTATGAGAG GCACACCACAGATTCAGAAAGTGATGACCGTGATGATAAGTGACCACGCAGACCTCTTTCCCGCGTCCAAAGATGTACTGCCATCTCCACCCACCCAAAAAAATAATGACTTCAAGAAAGCCCTTGTGCCGCGCAGCTCCGTGGGCTGGGACGCTGCAGAAGACCCCAGGGTGTCCAGGACCGACAGCTTGATCCAAAGGCAAACA AGAGACGACCTAAATGCCAGCAGTGCCACTGGACCAGCAGCGAGTTCAAGCGTGCCTGGAGAAGATAGTGAATCCAAAGATACCCTGGGAATGTGGAAAATGCAGTCTAGGAAAAGAACTCAGACTTTACCTAACAGGAAATCTTTCCTGACAGCTGCTTCTCAGGGGGAGAAAGGCGGCAATGACAAAAGCGACATATTTGCCAGTGACTTTTGGAAATCCTCCCCAGGGAACAGCATGCCTTCTGGGCTCCCGGATGGACATAAAAGAACATTGTCTCATGATCTTTTTAAGCTGCTTGACCTTCACCGAGCTTCAACTTATGATAATGTACCTTCCTCCCAGGCAGAAAGCAGGGAAGGCAGTTGCTCCAGCCCCAGCACGGCGAGCAGCGGCTCCGATAAGCAATTCCTACCAAGCCCCAGCCCCGACCATCAGCCAAAGGAAATagccagccccggcagcagcaccaCTGGCGTTTGTGATTCTGGTCAGGAGAGCAAGGAGTTCCTGCAGAGCATGATCctgaagctggaaaaagaaatgaaggcacAGAAAAATAACTATGAAGAGCAAATTAAAAG CCTTGAGAAGGAAAATTACGAAGTCTGGGCCAAACTGGTGAGGCTGAACCAGGACAttgagagggagaagaagaagtcGGAGGAACTGGAACAAAAGCTGATGAACGTGGAGCGCTCGCGGGAGGacatggagaagaaaaacaaaatgcttgAGGAGGAGATAAAGAACTTCGCCCAATCCAGGAGCAAAGCCAACGCCAAAAACAACTAG